A segment of the Desulfomonilaceae bacterium genome:
GTAGCGGTAGAGTAATCCCACTATGTCCGGATACGCTACAACCCCTAACGCCCTTTCTGAAGATCCTTTTGAAACATAAATCCGATAAATCCCTCTGGAGCGCATTGTTTCAAGAGTCGATTCGAGTGCATCAGTCGGACTGCAGAACAAAGGCGGAGAAACCATGATTTCCTCCAGAGGAGTATCTAAAGCTACAGACGCATAGTAAGCGCCCATCATGTCAGTCTTGGAAACTACCCCAACTGGAAGGTCATCCTGATCTGTGATTAAGAGAGCGCCAACCTTGTATTTTATCAAGAACCTTATTCCTGATTCGATGGAAAACCTTCCTGCCAGACTAGTAACCTGCTTTCGCATGGCGTCACGCACCAGAAGATATCTAAGTGTGGTTTTTTTCTCCGGTGGAAGCATGAGAAAACCTCTATCCGTGTCGTGAAAAAGGATGGGGAGTTCGTCCCCTACGGGGCCAACTCATTGATCAGACGAAAAAAAAGATCAGAAATGTATACAATGCCTTCGACCTTTCCATCCTGTAATACAGGGATTCGGCGAATATGCTTCGTAATCATTATGTCAACAATGAACATTATTGAGGTGTCGGGGGTAACAGTTATCAAGTCAGTGGTCATGATGTCCTCTACGAGAACAGATCTTGCTCTAGAGCAAATATCCTCCATTAGACCTGCAATATTTATGTCTTCCATCATGCCCCAAACCTGAACATGTTTTGGGCGAATAAAAAGTAGAATATCATACATGGACATCATGCCGATGAGCCGCCCGGATTGG
Coding sequences within it:
- a CDS encoding CBS domain-containing protein gives rise to the protein MLTARDVMVRTFHTLSPKLSIEDAAKLFKKASELEQRKIFGMIVTDQSGRLIGMMSMYDILLFIRPKHVQVWGMMEDINIAGLMEDICSRARSVLVEDIMTTDLITVTPDTSIMFIVDIMITKHIRRIPVLQDGKVEGIVYISDLFFRLINELAP